TTTGGTGCTGATTTGGTTCCGATTTTGGgggttttggtttggtttggtttggttttgcaggagagggaggtggaggtggaggaggtgaggaGGCCGAAGCTGAGGTACTTGGAGTTCGTGCAGGTGGCGGCAGCGCAGGCGACGATCTGCCTCGCGGGGCTCTACGCGCTTGCCAAGGACCACGCCGGCCCGCTCCGCCCcggcgtcgacgccgtcgaGTCCGCCGTCAAGGGCGTCGTCGGCCCCGTCTACGGCCGCTTCCATGGCGTCCCCCTCGACGTCCTCGCCTTCGTCGACCGCAAGGTAGCCCCAGCCCCCTCTTTCGCCGTTGCTAACGGTTGCCGACTTGGCGTTGTCCCGCGAGACGAAcgagcggtggcgcggctcgctcgctcgctcgccggccGAGGTGGCCGCGCTTGCGGCGGCGCACGCTAGAACGGGATGGGCGCCGTGCCCTATCTGGCGCCGCTAGATTTTTTTCGGGTGCGGTGCATGATTGCTCCGACGCGGGCCCTACGATGGCGTGGGTGGTCATTTTCTTGGTGCGCGTGATGTAGCTGGGGCCTACAGGGGTGGGCAATCTGTGGTGGAGAATTCGTCCCCGTACGGGATTCCCGTGGTGGTGCATCGAATCCGGCCCCCATGGTAGATTCCTTATTAGATTCCGGCGCATTCTAGCACTTGGCGGAGTCTCCGAGGTGATGAACAGGTCCTAGTTTGGCAGTTGGCAACGAACCTGCCGACGAACTCCAAAGTTGATTCCAATTTGATTTCAGTGTTCTTAGTTGGCAATATAGAATTTGACTTTGAGGATTGGCTTGCAGTAGAGTTCGGTGCTTGTAGGAATTTAGGAAGAACGGTAGAAATGTGGTGGTATAGTCCATTTGACTGATTCCACTCAGTGTTCTTTCTTGTCGATAAATAATTTGATTTTTGAGTATTGCTTCTGGTAGCTTTCGGTGCTAATTGATGCAAGAATATGGAGGCACGGTAGAAATTGGGTTCAGCGTGTTCATTTTAAATTGATTCCGAATTTCCGATTCGATTTCACTGTGTTCTTGCTTGGCAATACATAATTTGATACTGAGTATTGCTTCTGGTAGCTTTGGGTGCTAATTGATGCAAGAATTTGGAGGCACGGTAGAAATTGAGTTCAGCGTGTTCATTTTAAATTGATTCCGATTTGATTTCAATGTGTTCTTGCTTGGCAATACATAAGTTGATACTGAGGATTGCTTGTGGTAGAATTCGGTGCTAATTCTTGTAGGTATTTGGAAGCACGGTAGAAATTATTATGTGTTCTTGCTAACGGAGGTGTAACCATAAATTGCAGGTGGATGACACGGTGCAAGAGCTGGACCGACACCTCCCGCCGACGCTGAAGGCCGCCTCCGCCAAGGCTTGCGCGGTGGCCCGCGGCGTGCCGGACGTGGCGAGGGAGCTCACCGCGGAGGTGCAGCAGTCGGGCGTCAccggcgccgcgcgcgtcgcgtACGCCAAGGTCGAGCCCGTGGCCAAGGGCGTGTACGGCAGGATCCAGCCGGCGGCCAAGGACCTCTACGTGCGCTacgagccggcggcggagcaccTCGCCGTCTCCACCTGGCGCTCGCTCAACAACCTGCCGCTGTTCCCGCAGGTGGCGCAGATCGCCGTGCCCACCGCCGCCTACTGGGCCGAGAAGTACAACAAGGtgatcgccgccgcggccgacaaGGGTTACACCGGAGCACAGTACCTCCCCGCCATCCCCACCGAGCGCATCGCCAAGGTTTTCGGCGAGTTATCGCCGGAGGCCCAGCCGTCGAAGAGCGAGTCGGCGAAGACCCAGTAGGTGAGGTCACCGCGCCTGAAGGTGAGAGGTAGCCTTCGCCTGAAGTCCTGAACTGAATAAGTAAGAGTGGGGCGCTTATGGCAGCAGAAAAATGGTGTTTTAGATGTATGCATGTGACGACATTTTCGTGGATGATGATGTTCTACTTAGCTCTTTTACTTTGTGTTGTGGCGTACGTTTAATCCTCCTGGTTTTGTATAAAAGCTGTGGTTGATGTCGCAATCTTTTAGCTAATCCAGTGCAATTAGGCTTGAACTTTCTGTTGCTATCTCGGTTGCTGTCGATGCAGGTAAGCAGGTTCTATTGGCTACTAGCTTAGAATCCTTTGGCGATTCCTGCCCATTGTATCTGCTAGACTACTGCCACTGCTAGTCTGTTTAAGCTGTAGAGGCTACTAGAGCGCTCTGTTGTGGTGTCGTTTTGCTCCGGCGTCGCAGGTGTCGTATTAGTTCCGATAAAATTATCCGCGATTTGTGTCCTGAAAACGTTGTGTTATCTCCTGTCTGTCTGTCGCTCTCAGAGGCTGCGTCATTTAGAAGATGTACTGCCTTCTTGCTTGATGAAGTATCTTTGCTAAGATGGCGATCGTCCGCGTGTCGTCTGTTTACTGGATCAAGGGAGACCAGGGACCCTGGCTGGACCCCGTGCAAGCCACACTCACGGCACACCCCAATCTCCCTGatagggttaatttgatccatgccactgcaaatttGGCTATTCAGAAAAATACCATTACAATTTGTCTATTTGTAACCGTGCCATTGAAGTTTTGCAGAAATTAGAACCGTGCCACTCCCGTCATGATTTCCATCTATCCCCTCCTTTTCCGTCTTCTCCGTTACAGCGCGCAGCacggatcgccgccgccgcctcaatcAGCCACCACACCTCGGCCTTGGGCCTTGAGCTCCGCCGCACCGTCGCACGTTGGCCTCGGGCTGTGCCGCCGAGCCGTCCTCGGCTTGCTgcgccgctcctcgccggccaccgcagGGCCGCGCGGCCACGCCCCACCGCCATCCAcacctcgccggccaccgcaaGGTCGTGGCGCCGCCCAACCTCGTCGTGCCCTCGTCGGGCTGCGCCACCGTCGCCTAGCTTCGTCCGCATCACGCCGCCGGCCATGCCAAGCCAGGAAAGAAGAAAtcgaagaaaagagaaagagaaaaggagaaTCGAAGAAATCGGCGACTCTGTCGCaacctgcggcggcggcggcaagcacgGCGTCTGCGCGGCTTCACACGTCGGCGCAACTGgtggcgtcgtcgccggagacATGGCTGAAGTCGAGCTTTGTGTAGGCTGTACCCCTCCTTCCAGTCATCCAGCACCAAGTAGAgatggcgtcggcgccggctgtGCTCGTCGCAGCTGTAGCTATGGAGGCAGCGGGAGTAGTAGTGGCTACCACCTGTGTCGCTCGAGGTGGCGTACGCATgtacgcgacggcggcgaacacATGGTCCGGCTCACGCCGCCGCGAGCGGAAGCGGAGACGACGaagccgtcgccgctgctgccgactGCTCGCCGGCGGAGAATGGATCGTAGCATGGAAGCTAGATCAATTTTGTGAAACTAATTAACTCGTGCAATTAACTCGCCGGCGGAGAATGGATCGCAGCATGGTCCATCGCCGAGCTTAatcgccgccactgccgacgCCCATCTCCTGCTCCCGCCGCCTATCTGCGCGTCCACACCTCACCGGCGGCGTCGGTCTCGGCGCTAGAGCCAAGGAGGCGGTGGTGCGTGGGGACGAGGCCGTGAGGCCGGTGGAGGAGGGCGTGGGGTTCCTCGACCAAGGCTGTCAGCGGCAGCCGCGTGCGGTGGCTGACtgaggtggcggtggtgcgcTGCGACGGAGAAGATGGAAAAGGAGGGGATAGATGAAAAATGTAACGGGAGTGGCACGGTTctagttttttaaaaattttaatggcATAGTtacgaatagacgaattgtaatggcatttttctgaatagccaaatttgcagtggcatggatcaaattaatATGGCTGGGTACCCGGCTCCATTTGCCTTCAAAAACTCCGAACGGGCCACTGGTTTCGGTCCGATCGAGTTGTCGGCCCAGAGCCCCGGAATCACGGAGTAGGGTAAGCTACTGGCCCAGTGGCCTTTACAGGGCTCCActgtaggaataagttcacttgacgTCCCTCAAATTGTTGCGGAGTGAAATTCACTTAAGGTCCCTCAACTCCGGAACCAGTGCAAATAAGGTCCCGAGACGTTTGATCAGTGGCTTAGGCTGATttggtgcctacgtggcacttatcaaaaaaaaatatgggacccacatgtcagcgagtGTACGCTTCAAAACAAGAAATGCCGTGGGACCCACCACAcccctctctttcctctcttctctccttctccccctctctctctcgttggTTCCCCCGCCACTCTACTCAATCCACCTCAATCGTCGGCCAACCAACCGCCACCGTCGAACCCTCTCACCTCCCCACTTTGGGATTCTGGCCTTTGCCTCTCCGGTGTCCAAACCTACCCACCCACCACCCACCCCGATGTGCTTGCTTACCGCTCAGTTCCCCCAACCCCTGTAGCTAGTGTCTGGCACCAATGTCCACTCCCCTTCTAGCCTCTGCAGCAGCTGTTGTCccagaaagggagagagagaggaggaggaaagggcGGCGTGCGATGATGACAATGAGGAGGATGACTTGGGCAAGCCAGAGATCTGCTGCCAGCACTCCCAAGCAAGGTCCACACGCAGGTCGGCGCCCTCCACCGGTGCTTCTCCTGGCACCATGCCTACTGCACCGCCGCCAAGCGCGCCACCAACGTCCTTATGGAACTCGCCAAAAAGGATAAGCGCACCCATCCTGAACCCTCGCTGCACCGCGTCGATTCGCGGTTTTCCATGCCTGGCTTCAAGTCATGAGCTTAGGGGTTGAGGGGAGGGGGGTTTTGGATGTGTTTTTCCTTTGCAGAGGAGGTTGCGAACGTGATCATAAAGGGCAGCGCCATGCCCGCCTTGGTGTTCCACCTCAAGGGTCCACCCGCCGTGGTGGCGATGTAGAAAAAGCAACAAGCTCGGCCCATTCAAGCATGAGAGAGAGGGTCGCAAGTTACCCTTCTCTTCGTTGGGCGCCGCCCTCTACGATATATtggccgccctcctctcctgtGGCCACCAGCCACCGCCCTTCTCCTCGTCACCCATCACGTCATTCTTTCTGTCGGTCGTCGCCCTAGAGGGGatagggaggaagggagagggagagggagagagaggagaagagagaggggaagggaagagaGTAGTAGGAAAGTGCTAGTCaataacatgtgggcccataatgATCTCGCGCTGACTTATTAGCTTGCCACATCTGATTCGCCTAGTACTTTAGGTGATCCAGTTTTACAAATTGAGGAACCcgttatatctttttttttggggcaaTTGTGTTGTTGACCCTGTTTTGATACCTAATTTCCAATTTGACcttgttttttaaaatttgcTCATTTGACCCTTTTTTCACAAATGAAGATCAAACTTGACCCTATTCTGTAAAGGCAATGTAACGGTGTTAGTTCATAACAAAAATGCCATTTATGCTCTTActtatttgaccctactttattaaaagattttttttatttttctaggtTTGACAAATCGATGTTAGATTTGACAAATTTTGACATGGGTTTGATATAGGTTTGACAAATTGTCTTAGATTTGATAAAATTTTGCCAGCATCAAACTCAAACTGTACAAGGGAAAAAACACATGTAGACATGTAGTTATGGCATGCCCGAAGGATCAGGCTCGACGGCCATCTCCCACATCCACGTGTTGTGGCTGCCGCAGCTCCTACGTGCCgccgtgcagcagcagcacctgcGCGTCGCTGTCGCAGCTGCACCTGCGCGTCGTCACCACCGCAcgtcctgccgccgccgccgaagccctcaccgcgcgccgccgccgcagccccctccatgcgccgcctccgccgaaccctagccgcgccgTTGAGATCTGAGAAGACCTGGGATGAGTGGACGGCACCGGGTGAAAATTTTGGGGATATGATTGATTTTGTACTCTGGGGCATTTTAGTCAGTTTAGAAtataaaatgatttattttcTGTTTCGTAAATAAACTTTAACGGTGTAGTGAAAACAAGGTCAGACGGCAGTTCCGATTTTAAAAAGCAGAGTTAAATGGGCAAAGTTAAAAAATTAGGGTCAAATTAGTAGTTAGACTTCAGAatagggtcaaatgagcaattgtcctttttttttgttttagggATAAATTTCAGATtgaaaaaagtacgaattactccCCGAACTATTACGGTTGTACGATTTACCCCCTAAACTACAATACCGGACATTTGACACCCCCAAACACTTAAAACTGGCTAAATTTCCACCCTAAGTCGAAGCGGTTTTCAGCTTACGTGGCACACACGTGACGATACagtgaaaaaaacaaatataaaaaggTGGGGCCCAGCTGTCAGcacctttttttcctctccttctcttccccctctctctcggtgAACAACTAAACACtgcgagcggcgggcgggcgaggaGCCGACGCtgacgggcggccggcggcgggtgaGGAGCTGAGGCTGGAGGTTAACGggcacggaggcggcggcgggcggccgcggaggcggctgcggacGAGGAGCAGACACCGacgggcggccgacggcggggaTGGCTGCGGACAGCGGGCGGGCGAGGAATCGACGCCGAcgggcggccggtggcggagaTAGCTGCGGACGGCGGGATAGGAGCCGAGGCTGGAGGCGggcgggcgcggaggcggctgcgggcAGCGGGCGAGGAGCCGAGGCCGACGGCGGGCTGAGCAGGCTGCGCCGATCCTTCATCCCGCGAGCTGAGCAggggggcgccgccgtcgtctgtccagctgcttccgccgcatcccggtGAGCACCCATCCGCCACGCACCCATCTCCACGCAGGCCGGTGGAGGAGTTCGTTGCCGCCGTGGACCTCGCCGGCGAGTGGCGCGGCGAGAGATTCTTGCCGGTGATGTTCACCAACGGGTGCTCCCTGGTGGTCTGCTGGAGATGATGAGGACGACGAAGGTGATCAGCGGCGGCGGATACGCACACAACGACCCGGTGTTCGGCCGCCACGGCGCGCTGTACATGGTGCCGTACGTCCGCCGCGACATGCTCATCACCGATAACCAcctgcctctcctcctcctccagaagctcgtcgccgtcgagaCCGGCAAAGAAGCCCAAAGAAATGGTAATGGACACCATTGATATTGATCGATCTCTCTTCCACCATTGCTAGCTATAAGCTCACCATTAACGGATTACTTGAAAAAGGGTGACATCGAGTATGAAGTGAACAAAATGGTGCTGAGGTTCATCTGGCCTCGTGCAAGATGCCGCCGGCGAAGGAACACCGGGCGCTCCACCCGCTCGACTTGTTCCGCAAGAGTTTGCTCAGTGGCCAGCACCATAGACCACGCGGTGACcggggcagaggcggcggcgccgccgccaggagAGATGaccgccgccacgacgacgacgaggaggaggccaaCGGCGGCATCATCcggtcggcggcggagctctacgaggcgggcatccggttCAGGCGTCCTCATCATTTTACGGTTCAGGCGTCCTCATCATCTGGTCGGCGGTGGAGCTCTACGAggcgagagaagagagaggagagggaggaagatggaaagatgagtatgacatgtgggacccatatttttttaataaataaggTGCTGACTggttgccacgcgtacgccatgtaggacaaaaccgcgTTGGAtagggtcgaggggggtaattcgtccggtattgaaaaTTCAGGGTGAATAATATCTGGTTTTcaagtttaggggggtaattcg
The window above is part of the Oryza sativa Japonica Group chromosome 7, ASM3414082v1 genome. Proteins encoded here:
- the LOC4344249 gene encoding REF/SRPP-like protein At3g05500; protein product: MAEPNPQVEREVEVEEVRRPKLRYLEFVQVAAAQATICLAGLYALAKDHAGPLRPGVDAVESAVKGVVGPVYGRFHGVPLDVLAFVDRKVDDTVQELDRHLPPTLKAASAKACAVARGVPDVARELTAEVQQSGVTGAARVAYAKVEPVAKGVYGRIQPAAKDLYVRYEPAAEHLAVSTWRSLNNLPLFPQVAQIAVPTAAYWAEKYNKVIAAAADKGYTGAQYLPAIPTERIAKVFGELSPEAQPSKSESAKTQ